In Hemibagrus wyckioides isolate EC202008001 linkage group LG16, SWU_Hwy_1.0, whole genome shotgun sequence, the sequence CCGCACATGCATAATTATGATGCTTGTATGACGACTGACTCGAGGAAGAGTGACTGTAAATATTCTACACTCGGAGGACAGAGTGTTTTAGTGATGGACCCGAGTTTTACAGAGACTATGCAGCGTGCGATGAGAGAAAAGGCATTCCAGCAAGACCTAGACTCACCGGAAGTGGTAAGGATATATCATTTAATCTACTGGTTCTAAATATTTTTGTAGAAGGTTGTAAGCTCGAAATAGATTAGAATTTCTGGGAAATTTCTGGCTACTATTTAATGCTTTTTTCCAATTAGCTTTGGCTCAAACTTTTTTCGGTTACTGATAACGATTACTGTGCATGGATGTGTATTGGTTTGAAATCAGAAAACACGTTTCCAAGAAACAGTACATCATTAAATATGAGTGTATTATTTTCCTTAGCAAAGtgatttaaaatatttgaagtAGACATTAGtgcaaatacatttatttttgactGATATAAATTTTCCACATACATATAGGCGACTCAGGACGTATGATGTGAGAAGAAATTTAGTAAAACATTCCTGAAACCCTGAAAAGttctttttaaaaagtgtaGCTTCATGAAGTCTGCACTAAATATATGTTTCATCCAAGCATCATAAAATAACATTCAAATATTAAATACGATTTGTGATCAATTTTCCGTTAGCATTTAGTTAgatatgtaaaataatatagtaatatattaCAATCTATCACATAATATTTGGAAAATATCTGTAATACTTTGTATTGACTCAAAGGGCCGCTGTTTAACAGCACAGCGCGTGGTTTAAATCCTCAAATCCTCCCACATAGTTACGTTGcaccagaaagaaaaaaagaggaggCCGTCCTTTGGTTTCACGCAGCATTATATGAAAACCTTTGTGTTGTGCAGCAAAGAgatgagttttattttattttagcgaCTCTGTGGATATACTGAGTCTTGTTAAAAGAATAGGATTTCTACATAAGATACAAATTATTCCCAGCGGAGGCAAGGGAATATCCGCTATGGCGTGGTGGCACACGGTCCtgattttcttcctcttttgttCTGACTGCGCGAGCGGACAGATCACTTATTCTATTCCAGAGGAAATGGAGAAAGGGTCGAGGATCGGAAATATCGCTCATGATTTGGGTTTAGATTTAAAAAGACTGAAATCGGGGAAATCACGTATCTTTTCTAGTGACAGCGCGGGATACGTGGAGCTGAACAAAGAAAATGGATTGCTTCTAATTAAAGAGAAAATAGACCGGGAGTCTCTTTGCGCAAAAATGACTCCTTGTGCGCTCCATCTCCAAATGATTCTGGAAAACCCGATGGAGTTATATTCTGTTACTGTGGAGATCACGGATATAAATGACAATGCTCCAAATTTccagaaaaatgaaatgaggtTTGAAATAAGCGAGTCAGCACTGATCGGTGCCAGATTTGTGCTTGGCGAAGCCGTCGATCCAGACGTTGGAATAAACGGACATAAGAGCTATTCGCTTAAACCCACGGATAATTTTGTTTTAGACAAACATGTAGATGCAGGTAAGATTGTGGAGATGGTGTTACAGAAGCCCCTGGATCGAGAAAAGCAAGCGACCATAGATTTGTCACTAACTGCTTTTGACGGAGGAGAACCACAGCTATCTGGCAcgatacatatacacataactGTAGTGGATGCTAATGATAATGCTCCGATTTTTAATCAAAAAGTGTATAAGGCTACAATCCCAGAGAATGCAATAAAAGGGACCAAACTGATAACAGTAAGTGCTTCTGACGCAGACGAAGCATCAAATAGTCACGTTACGTATGTCATATCTGAGGCAATGGATAGATCTGTAGCCGATAGCTTTCTTGTAAATGAACAAAGTGGAGAAGTTACATTAAATGGTCATATTGATTAtgaaaaatcaaacatttaCCAGCTTGTTATTCAGGCCAGAGACCAAGGAGGTTTCTCTGACACATGTAAATTAATTATTGATGTATTGgatattaatgataataagCCAAGTATTGATGTTCTTTCTATGTCTACTTCTATATTGGAGGAGTCTAAGCCAAATACTGTTGTTGCCATGTTGAAAGTAAATGATCTGGATTCAGGAGCAAATGGACAAGTTCGCTGCATGATAAATGATAATATTCCCTTTACTATaacttcaccatcaaacaatTTCTTTAGCCTGCTCACAAATCAGGAattagatagagagagagaagctgagtATAACATCACTGTGACTTGCTCTGATGAGGGAGTTCCCTCACTCTCCAGCAGCACTTCTCTCCGTTTACACATATCAGATGTaaatgacaatgctcctgtttTTGAGAGAAATAATTACCAGGCATATGTGGTGGAGAACAACACACCAGGTCTCTCTATATTCACAGTGAAGGCCAGTGACGCAGACTCCAACCAGAATGCTCGAGTTTCTTATATTTTAGAAGAGACCACTGTCAATGGACATCCTGTGTCATCATATGTGTCGATCAGTGCTGATAGTGGAGTCATTGATGCCGTGCGCTCTTTCGACTACGAGCAGTTAAAGGACTTCCATTTCCGTGTCAGAGCACAGGACGGAGGCTCGCCTCCACTCAGTAGCACTGTGACAGTAAAAATTACAGTCCAAGATCAGAACGACAACGCTCCTCAGGTTCTCTATCCAGTACAGACCGGTGGCTCAGTGGTGGCTGAGATCGTGCCTCGTTCAGCAGATGTGGGTTATCTGGTCACTAAAGTTGTGGCTGTTGATGTGGACTCTGGACAGAATGCCTGGCTCTCTTACAAACTCCAGAAAGCCACAGACAGGGCGCTGTTTGAAGTGGGAGCACAGAATGGAGAGATACGAACTGTGCGTCAGGTCACTGATAAAGATGCTGTGAAACAAAAGCTCACTGTAGTTGTGGAGGATAATGGACAGCCATCTCGCTCAGCTGTAGTGAACATCAATGTAGCTGTAGCGGACACTTTCCCTGAAGTGCTCTCAGAGTTCACCGACTTTACGCACACAAAACAATATAATGATGACCTCACTTTTTACTTAGTTTTAGCATTGGCTgctgtttctttccttttcatcaCAACTGTAGTAGTTATAATATCAGTAAAGATCTACAGGTGGAGACAATTGCGCATCTTCTATAAGTCCAATCTCCCAGTTATTCCGTACTATCCACCCGGTTACGCAGACACAGGAGTTACTGGAACTCTGCCGCACATGTATAATTACGATGGTTGTATGACGACTGCCTCGAGGAAGAGTGACTGTAAATATTCTACACTCGGAGGACAGAGTGTTTTAGTGATGGACTTCAAAGACTCCATGCCacaaagaataaatgaaaataattttttggaTAATGATAATTCTCCAGAACTGGTAAGAGCCTTCTCAATTTACATGGTTGCCCTGATAatcttatatttttttcatttcattgtctgtaccgcttatccgatctatacttgGTTCACGGGGatcctgtgcctatctcaggcgtcatcaggtATCAAGTCAGGATACACCCTgcacggagtgccaacccatcgcagggcacacacacactcattataatctTATATTCTcgtttttaaattcatattttatgctATTTGGATTACCAAGATTGATGTTTCTTTTGTTTGATCTAGTTTTCATGAGTTTTGATGCTGATATGTGCTGCTTAGTACAGCAGCGGTTTGTTGAATTTTCAGAACTTTTTGTGGACAGCGACAGAGAGGGACCAGGAGAGTGTGGTACATGTTTAAAGAGAGTTTGTTTAAAGGGAGCATTTGTGTTAGACTAGTTATTTATTGtcactcattttatttcatttcaaggTCGTCTGATGTTGTTCTATACTTTGGTCTCTAAGTGCCGCTGTTGATCCTTGTAAAATGTTGGCTTTATTTATTCTCTATATTAACCTATTCACTGTCATAGGGAGTGGACAGGACAGAAGAAAGGACGTTATATACGAATGACTTAATTTTTCTGGAACCGAACAGAACTATTTAACATCAAACCTGATACGAGAAGCTTTGAGGATTGTCTCGTGTGTTTAGTGAAATTCTTCGAGCAATGACTGTAGCCGAGGGAGAATTACATGTTTCGAGGATGGAAAGATGGCTGTGTTGCTCAACTGTGCACTGGCAAGTACTGTTTGGTCTCTTTGCTTGTGCTATTACATTTACTGAGGGGCAAATCCGCTACTCTATCCCAGAGGAGCAGAATAAAGGCGCGTTTGTAGGCGATATATCACAGGATTTAGGGCTGGATATAAAAAGGCTTCGTGCAGGCCGAGCTCGTATAATAACTGCAGATAGCAATCAGTATATTGAGCTCGAACGAGACAAAGGGATTTTGATTGTCAATGAAAAAGTAGACCGTGAAAAAATATGCGGCGAAATCACTGCTTGTAGCTTTACGTTTGAGATAATATTGGAAAATCCGATCGAGTTACATCGTGTGACCGTCGAAATTATCGATGTAAATGATCACGCTCCGTCGTTTAACAAAAACGAGATTAAATTTAAGATCAGCGAGTCTGCAGCGCTGGGAGCTCGCTTCGTGTTAGGTAGTGCAGAGGATCCCGATGTGGGAATAAACGCTCTGCAAAGCTACCATTTATCCGAAaacaatcatttcattttaaaacaacaTGCGCGCCCAGACGGGGTTAAATACGCAGAGATGGTTCTCCAAAAGCCCTTAGACAGAGAGCAGAATGCACAACTCTCCCTGACTCTTACTGCAATAGATGGAGGAAATCCGGTGAAATCAGGCACTATTAAAATAGGCGTTACTGTTTTAGATGTAAACGACAACGCACCTGTGTTTAACCAGTCAGTGTACAAAGCGAAAATTATAGAAAACTCCCCAAGGGGGACTTATCTAATCACAGTTAATGCTACTGACGCAGACACGGGCTCTAACGGGCAAATACGATATACTTTCTCAAATTTAAAAGGAAACATGGGCGACGTTTTTAGTTTGGATGAAAACTCGGGCATGCTTTCTGTAATAGGAATAATCGATtttgagaaaaacaaaatgtttgaaATCGGAATCGAGGCTGAAGACCAAGGTGGTTTAGCAGATTCGAGCAAGGTAGTCGTCGAGGTTCTTGATGTTAATGACAACGCTCCGATTATTAACATTATGTCACTGATCGGCTATATATCTGAAGATGCGCCCAGTGGCACCACAGTAGCGGTTTTAAACGTCAAAGACTCTGATTCTGAGTTAAACGGTCAGGTCACATGCAGTATAGAAGAAATATTTCCATTTGAGTTAAAATCATCACTAAGTAACTATTTCACGCTCGTGACGAATTCAGAGTTAGACAGAGAAACGGTTTCCGAATATAATATTACCGTAAAGGCTACAGATTCTGGCAACCCGGTACTGTCGACCACTAAGGTATTACACATAAAAGTTTCAGATGTGAACGATAACGCTCCGATTTTCTCTCAAAGCTCGTATTACACGTACGTTATGGAGAATAATTCCCCAGGTGTGTCGATATGCAGAGTCACAGCTAGAGACAGTGATTTCAACCACAATGCCAGAGTTTCCTTTATTCTAGAGGAAACACAGATAAATGGATCACCAGCTTCAAATTACATCTCTATAAATTCTGAAACAGGTGTGCTGAGTGCCGCACGATCATATGACTATGAGCAATTTAACAAGCTCATTGTTCATGTAAGAGCACAAGATGGAGGCTCACCACCTTTAAGCAGCAATGTTACAGTGATTATTTCTATTCAAGATCAGAACGACAACGCTCCTCAGGTTCTCTACCCGGTACAGACTGGTGGCTCTGTGGTGGCTGAGATTGTGCCTCGTTCAGCAGATGTGGGTTATCTGGTCACTAAAGTGGTGGCTGTTGATGTGGACTCTGGACAGAATGCCTGGCTCTCCTACAAACTCCAGAAAGCAACAGACAGGGCGCTGTTTGAAGTGGGAGCGCAGAATGGAGAGATACGAACTGTGCGTCAGGTCACTGATAAAGATGCTGTAAAACAAAAGCTGACTGTAGTTGTGGAGGATAATGGACAGCCATCTCGCTCAGCTGTAGTGAACATCAATGTAGCTGTAGCAGACACTTTCCCTGAAGTGCTCTCAGAGTTCACAGACTTCACACAGACCAAACAATATAATGATGACCTCaccttttatttagttttagcattagctgctgtctctttccttttcatcaCAACTGTAGTAGTTATAATATCAGTAAAGATCTACAAGTGGAGACAGTCACGCATCTTCTATCAGTCCAATCTCCCAGTTATTCCGTACTATCCACCCGGTTACACAGACACAGGAGTTACTGGAACTCTACCACACATGTATAATTACGATGCTTGTATGACGACTGACTCGAGGAAGAGTGGCTGTAAATATTCTACACTCGGAGGACAGAGTGTTTTGGTGATGGACCCGAGTTTTGCAGAAACTATGCAGCACTCAGTGACAGACAATAATTTTAATAGACATCAGGATTCCCATGAACTGGTAAGGATGAGATGATTAttatgaattttaaaaatgtattttgctATTAATATGTTGGTAAACACATAGCATACTGTTAAGAAAAATACATGATACCTGCATAAGATGTTTCTAATATCTgagaaaaacataaataaacatttctaacGGTTTAATCCAATTGAATTACAAAGTTATGATATTCATCAGGCAGCCATTTTGTTGAAcattaaaaccaaacacactcaAAAATTATCAGAGTAAATCTGATAAAAACTCTGTCATTATTGTGTCATATTACAATATATTTTCATTAACATTTCCTAAATAGTAAAAATATGCTTGGTGAGATAAAATGTAGAAAACACCCATATCATAATATCATGGCAATGTTATAAGCATTCACAAAGTGTTTAATCATTGGTAGAATATTTTTATCGTATAAAGTGAAATAAgaaattcagtttaatttaacCCCATCAAATGAATGTCACTGTTAAACACTTACTACGATAAAGTTTTATACACCAGAATTTTGTCTGTAGGTTCCATCTAAGTGTTCAGTTTAGAAAACACTGAAGAGTATTTTAACATCTTCTGGAAAGTTAAGTAATATTGttgactttatttgtcacatatacattactgtacagtgaaattctttcttcgcatattccatccttgggggtcagggtcagagctcagggtcagccttgctcaagggcccaacagtggcagcttgttggtTATGATGTGTTAAGTTATGTTGGGTATGTTGTTCTGCTGTAAACATACCACTTGGCTCAGGAGAAGTAGTTTTTATTTCTGCTGCTGCTTATCAGACTGAgacatttatgtttttatgtttatgttggtTTAAGGCTGTATGTAGCTTGTCCTGTGTAGGTCCTGTATTAGCTTTTCATTAGCTTCCCCTTCAGAAAGAATATACATCATGATTAGGGACTGATCCTTCTGAGTATATTGATTTACTAGAAAtcctaatttatttaaatgtgcaaCTAATTGTAGCTCCAAACTGAAATTTAGGCTGCAGCTGAGTGAATGTGCTGCTCTTTTAAAACAAAGTGGCAATGATTTCCATAATTTGCAGTACAATATGACCATTTCTTTGCAAACCAAATATTagtgtatagttatataaaaTCATATCACTAAAAACAAATAgtgaacaaaaataaaggcttctacgTCCTGTATGATCTGGCGCTTAATAAAATCTGATTGCTTCCACTTTTAAAGTGTCCGGTAAGatgttttagtttgttttttgtaattgATCCTTTTCAACTCTGCGGGCCGCTGTTGATCAATAAATTGTGGTTTTTATTCTGAGCAAGATTTCGCATTAAGCACTCCCTCCATTTTGTCAGGGTTTGACCGTGACGTGGGGAGGACTGTGGGCAGATACGGATTGTTTAATTATAAACGTTTTTAACTCTAAACCTAATTTTGCTAATAAATCGATCTGCTTGTCTTTATTTTGTGACCATGGATAACGGATTGGGAAATAGATGTGTTCCCTTGTTTTTCTACGAAAAACAGCAGCATTGTTGTGTGCGCAGATGGAAGATTATTTTCCTCGTGATTGCTTATGTCTTTTCGCTCGCTGGTGCTCAGATTCGATATTCTGTTCTTGAAGAAACGAAGAGTGGATCAGTAATCGGGAATATCGCTCACGATCTCGGGCTAGATTTAAGTAGAATGCGAGCTGGACGGGCTCGCATCGTGTCCGGAGAGAGCACCGAGTACACAGAGCTGAAGACAGACAAAGGGACGCTGGTCGTGAATGAGAGAATAGACCGGGAGCAGCTGTGCGCTGAAATGACTCCTTGTAGCTTCACGTTGGAAATCATACTCGACAATCCCATGGAGCTGCATCACGTAACTGTGGAAATACTGGATGTAAATGACCATTCGCCAAACTTTCCTAACGATGAAATCAATCTGGAAATAAGTGAATCGGCCACACCTGGAGCGCGTTTCTTGCTCGGAAGCGCAGATGACCCGGATGTAGGAGTAAACACTCTGCAGAATTATTTTCTCTCACCAAACGATCATTTTATCCTGAAACAGCTCTCACGCCCCGACGGAGTTAAATACGCAGAGATGGTGTTACAGAAGCCTTTAGATAGAGAGCAAAATCCGCGgctttctttcactctcacaGCAGTCGATGGGGGAAATCCGCAAAGATCCGGTAACGTTAAAATTAATGTTATCGTGCTCGACGCAAATGACAACGCACCAGTATTTAACCAAACATTATACTCAGTAACGATTGCAGAAAATTCACCAAAAGGAAAGTATATAACAACTGTAAATGCTAGTGACGCAGACAGTGGGGCGAATGGTTTAGTCGCATACAGCTTTGCAAATTTGAAAGGTAATATAGGTGATGTTTTCGctttaaataaaagcacagGGGTTATCACTTTAAAAGGTGAACTTGACTACGAAAAGGCTAGAAAATATGAAATTGGCGTAGAGGCTAAAGATCAAGGAGGTTTAGGAGACTCGGCCAAAGTGATTGTCGACTTAATTGATGTAAATGATAACGCACCAACTATTACCATCATGTCCTTTTCCAGCCCGGTGTTTGAAGACGCGCCTCTTGCTACAACTATAGCGATGCTAAGTGTGAAAGATCTCGATGTTGGAGAGAATGGTTTGGTGACTTGTTCAGTTAATCCACCTACTCCATTCAAACTGCAGTCGCCTATACGAAACTATTATACATTAGTTACCGGTGCTGCTCTAGATCGTGAACGTGTTGCACAATATAACATTACTATCACAGCGAGCGATTCAGGGTCTCCTGTAATTTCCAGTAGCAAACTACTGACTATTAAAGTATCTGATGTGAATGACAATCCTCCAAAGTTTCTCAAGAATGCTTATACTACTCATGTTACAGAAAACAACTCTCCAGGTTTATCTATATTCAAGCTAAGCGCCCATGATGCTGATTCAAACCAGAACGCACGCATCTCATATTTTCTAGAGGAATCTGCTGTAGGTGGGTCCTATGTGTCTTCTTACATTTCAATTAATACTGACAGTGGGGAGGTATATGCAGTGCGATCCTTTGACTATGAGCAAATGAAGAATGTAAAAGTTTGTATAAGAGCCCAGGATGGTGGTTCTCCTTCTCTCAGTGCTAATGTGACATTGGATATTGTAATCCAAGATCAGAACGACAACGCTCCTCAGATTCTATACCCAGTACagactggtggctcagtggtggCTGAGATCGTGCCCCGTTCAGCAGATGTCGGTTATCTGGTCACTAAAGTGGTGGCTGTTGATGTGGACTCTGGACAGAATGCCTGGCTCTCCTACAAACTCCAGAAAGCCACAGACAGGGCGTTGTTTGAAGTTGGAGTGCAGAATGGAGAGATACGAACTGTGCGTCAGGTCACTGATAAAGATGCTGTAAAACAAAAGCTGACTGTAGTTGTGGAGGATAACGGACAGCCATCTCGCTCAGCTGTAGTGAACATCAATGTAGCTGTAGCGGACACTTTCCCTGAAGTGCTCTCAGAGTTCACAGACTTCACACAGACCAAACCTTATAATGATGACCTCaccttttatttagttttagcattagctgctgtttctttccttttcatcaCGACTGTAGTAGTTATAATATCAGTAAAGATCTACAGGTGGAGACAATCGCGCATCTTCTATCAGTCCAATCTCCCAGTTATTCCATACTATCCACCCGGTTACACAGACACAGGAGTTACTGGAACTCTACCACACATGTATAATTATGATGCTTGTATGACGACTGACTCGAGGAAGAGTGGCTGTAAATATTCTACACTCGGAGGACAGAGTGTTTTAGTGATGGACTTCAAAGACTCCATGCCacaaagaataaatgaaaataattttttggaTAATGATAATTCTCCAGAACTGGTAAGAGCCTTCTCAATTTACATGGTTGCCCTGATAAtcttatattttttcatttcattgtctgtaccgcttatccgatcgatacttgggtcacggggagcctgtgcctatctcaggtgtaTAATTATGATGCTTATATGACAACTGACTCGAGAAAGTGTGACTCAAGGTTTTCCACACTAAGAgctcaaaatgttttattggtGGATCTGACTTTTACCGAGACTATGCAGCGAGCAATGAATCCAAAGAAATGTTTGGAAGATCCAGATTCTCCAGAAATGGTaagaatgttttttaaaatgcatttctaAGATTAAGTTCAGTAGTGGAACATTATTGCTTTACTTTCATTCTGATTATCTATACGTAGCGTTTATTCATAAAATGATCATTGAAATGTTTAAACACGCGACTatattgtaaatataaacaACGAAATATTACGCAATTTCCAAAGCATTTCTTAAACTAGGCTTCACAGCCCCTGGTCCTTTCGCATTTGAGTAAGTGTTGGAGATCTCTGTCTTGTTTATAAACTCGATTTTGTGATCTTATGGGATTTAGGTTAGCATCATCTATATTTACGTTGGCAAAGAATTACAAAATCTGTATTGCCACATCAGAAATGTTATGAAAATATCTGTAATGTATTTGTAGTACTTATTTTTGACTCAAAGGGCCGCTGTTTAACCGCGAGGCGCTGGGGCTTTGAATAGAAACACCCTAAAGCTCCTACATCGTCTCGCTCCGTCAAAGAGAAAGGGAAGACAGGCTTTTCACTCGAGTAGCATTTAGACGATGTAAATCCATACGAGTTGGTTTGtagtgtaattttattttataaaaaatttcGGGACAAGAGAATACATAAAGCTTACTATCAAAAAGAGAATAACGCTTCAAATGACGCTGATGTCAAAGAAGGAAATCTCCGCTATGGCGTGGTGGCACAAGGTACTGATTTTCATCGTCTTTTGTTCTGACTGCGCGAGCGGACACATAGCTTATTCTATTCCAGAGGAAATGGAGAAAGGCTCGAGGATCGGAAATATCGCTCAGGATTTGGGTTTGGATATAAAAAGACTGAAATCGGGGAAAGCGCGAATTTATACAGGAGGCAGCACGGAATATGTCGAACTAAACAGAGAAAATGGATTGCTTCTCATTAAAGAGAAAATAGACCGGGAGTCTCTTTGCGCGAAATTAACCCCGTGTGCTCTCCATCTCCAAATGATTCTGGAAAACCCGATGGAGTTATATTCTGTTACCGTGGAGATCACGGATATAAACGACAATGCTCCAAATTTCCAGAAGAGTGAAATGAGGTTTGAAATAAGCGAGTCGGCAATGATCGGTGCCAGATTCGTGCTGGGTAAAGCTGCGGATCCGGATGTTGAGATAAACGGTCTTCAGAGCTATTTCCTCAACCCTACGGataattttattttagacaAAGAGTCAGGCGGTGAGAAAAATGTAGAGATGATTTTACAAAAGACTCTTGATCGGGAAAAGGAAGGACAAATTAATTTGTTATTGACAGCGTTTGATGGCGGTGAGTCCCGGCTGTCGGGAAcaatgcaaatatatataacagTAGTGGATGTTAATGATAATCCTCCTGTATTTACTCAAAAGGTCTATAAAGCTACAATAGTAGAAAATGCAGTAAAAGGAAGCAAAATAACAACAGTAAGTGCTTCTGACGCAGACGAAGGCTCTAATAGTCAACTGTCTTATTACATTTCTGACGCAGTGGACAGATCTGTGGCCAATACTTTTCATGTAGATAAACAAAGTGGAGAAGTGATTTTGCACAGTGACATCGATTATGAAAATTCAAACCATTTTCAACTTGATATTCAGGCTAGAGACCAAGGAGGGCTCTCTGACACATGTAAGGTAATTATTGATGTGCTGGATATCAATGATAATAAGCCAAGTATTGATGTTATCTCTATGTCCAGTTCCATATCTGAAAAGTCCAAACTGAACACTGTTGTTGCTATGTTAAAGGTAAATGATCCAGATTCAGGTGTGAATGGACAAGTTTACTGTGATATCAGTGACAACATTCCCTTTGCAATAATATCTCagtcaaatcatttttttagctTGCGCACAGAGGATGaattagacagagagaggaaagcTGACTATAACATCACTGTGTCTTGCTCTGATG encodes:
- the LOC131366968 gene encoding protocadherin gamma-A8-like; protein product: MAWWHTVLIFFLFCSDCASGQITYSIPEEMEKGSRIGNIAHDLGLDLKRLKSGKSRIFSSDSAGYVELNKENGLLLIKEKIDRESLCAKMTPCALHLQMILENPMELYSVTVEITDINDNAPNFQKNEMRFEISESALIGARFVLGEAVDPDVGINGHKSYSLKPTDNFVLDKHVDAGKIVEMVLQKPLDREKQATIDLSLTAFDGGEPQLSGTIHIHITVVDANDNAPIFNQKVYKATIPENAIKGTKLITVSASDADEASNSHVTYVISEAMDRSVADSFLVNEQSGEVTLNGHIDYEKSNIYQLVIQARDQGGFSDTCKLIIDVLDINDNKPSIDVLSMSTSILEESKPNTVVAMLKVNDLDSGANGQVRCMINDNIPFTITSPSNNFFSLLTNQELDREREAEYNITVTCSDEGVPSLSSSTSLRLHISDVNDNAPVFERNNYQAYVVENNTPGLSIFTVKASDADSNQNARVSYILEETTVNGHPVSSYVSISADSGVIDAVRSFDYEQLKDFHFRVRAQDGGSPPLSSTVTVKITVQDQNDNAPQVLYPVQTGGSVVAEIVPRSADVGYLVTKVVAVDVDSGQNAWLSYKLQKATDRALFEVGAQNGEIRTVRQVTDKDAVKQKLTVVVEDNGQPSRSAVVNINVAVADTFPEVLSEFTDFTHTKQYNDDLTFYLVLALAAVSFLFITTVVVIISVKIYRWRQLRIFYKSNLPVIPYYPPGYADTGVTGTLPHMYNYDGCMTTASRKSDCKYSTLGGQSVLVMDFKDSMPQRINENNFLDNDNSPELVRAFSIYMVALIILYFFHFIVCTAYPIYTWFTGILCLSQASSGIKSGYTLHGVPTHRRAHTHSL